A genome region from Camelina sativa cultivar DH55 chromosome 10, Cs, whole genome shotgun sequence includes the following:
- the LOC104718509 gene encoding probable WRKY transcription factor 28: MSNETRDLYNYQYPPSFSLHEMMNLPTSNPSSYGNTISSQNGFDPSSYSFTDCLQNTPGAYESLLHHKTFGLSPSSSEVFNSSIDQESNRDVTNNDVISGGACTATTTRVSASSSSSEADHPGEDSGKGGRKRELVGDEEDQSSKKVGKTNKNEVKKQREPRVSFMTKSEVDHLEDGYRWRKYGQKAVKNSPYPRSYYRCTTQRCNVKKRVERSFQDPTVVITTYEGQHNHPIPTNLRGSSAAAAMFSADGLMTPRSFAHDMFRTAAYTNGGAAAAALDYGYGQSGYGSVNANPSSHQEYNHNGGDQYELLREIFPSVFFKQEP; the protein is encoded by the exons ATGTCTAACGAAACCAGAGATCTCTACAACTACCAATACCCTCCATCATTTTCCTTGCACGAAATGATGAATCTGCCTACTTCAAATCCATCTTCTTATGGAAACACCATCTCATCGCAAAACGGCTTCGATCCATCTTCTTACTCCTTCACCGATTGCCTCCAAAATACTCCAGGAGCGTATGAATCTCTACTTCATCACAAAACTTTTGGTCTTTCTCCCTCTTCCTCAGAGGTTTTCAACTCTTCCATCGATCAAGAATCCAACCGCGATGTTACTAATAATGACGTAATCAGTGGTGGTGCATGCACCGCGACTACAACTAGGGTATCtgcatcttcttcctctagtgAGGCTGACCATCCCGGTGAAGATTCCGGTAAGGGCGGGAGGAAACGAGAGTTAGtcggagatgaagaagatcaaagtTCCAAAAAAGT TGGGAAAACAAATAAGAACGAggtgaagaaacaaagagagccACGAGTCTCGTTTATGACTAAAAGTGAAGTTGATCATCTTGAAGATGGTTATAGATGGAGAAAATACGGCCAAAAGGCTGTTAAAAATAGCCCTTATCCAAG GAGTTACTATAGATGTACAACGCAAAGGTGCAACGTGAAGAAACGTGTGGAGAGATCGTTTCAAGATCCAACGGTTGTGATTACAACTTATGAGGGTCAACACAACCACCCGATTCCCACTAATCTCCGAGGAAGTTCTGCCGCTGCTGCTATGTTCTCCGCAGACGGCCTCATGACTCCGAGAAGCTTTGCACATGATATGTTTCGGACGGCGGCTTATACTAACGGCGGTGCTGCGGCGGCTGCCTTGGATTATGGATATGGACAAAGTGGTTATGGTAGTGTGAATGCAAACCCTAGTTCTCATCAAGAGTATAATCATAATGGGGGTGATCAATATGAGCTCTTGAGGGAGATCTTTCCTTCAGTTTTCTTCAAACAAGAGCCTTGA